One region of Bdellovibrio bacteriovorus genomic DNA includes:
- the rnhA gene encoding ribonuclease HI produces MAIKVRDYILIFSDGACSGNPGPGGWGSIVLLPNDQVQELGAGERSTTNNRMEMTAAVEALKFISAVPGPVHFYTDSTYLIRGITQWIWGWKKRGWKTAEGADVSNRDIWEELAQLIQARGPGNKIEWKYSRGHVGTPGNERCDRIAVAFSKNDYVSLYQGPLSSYPINMLEVPADTALPEMRAPGEKKEAFSYLSNIGGLVYRHKNWPSCQNRVSGKSGAKFKKATSAADEIEILKSWGLSPQTVIKEG; encoded by the coding sequence GTGGCAATAAAAGTACGCGATTATATTTTGATATTCTCTGATGGCGCTTGTTCTGGAAATCCCGGCCCCGGAGGTTGGGGAAGCATTGTGCTTTTACCGAACGATCAAGTTCAAGAGTTGGGTGCGGGAGAGCGCTCAACCACGAACAACCGCATGGAAATGACGGCCGCCGTAGAAGCACTTAAGTTTATTTCTGCGGTGCCGGGCCCTGTGCATTTTTATACGGACTCCACTTACTTGATTCGTGGAATCACGCAATGGATTTGGGGCTGGAAAAAGCGCGGTTGGAAAACCGCGGAGGGTGCGGATGTTTCTAATCGAGATATCTGGGAAGAACTGGCGCAGCTCATTCAAGCGCGCGGTCCCGGTAATAAGATCGAGTGGAAATATTCTCGTGGTCACGTGGGCACGCCGGGCAATGAACGCTGTGATCGCATCGCGGTTGCCTTTTCAAAAAATGATTACGTGTCCTTGTATCAAGGACCTTTGAGTTCTTATCCCATCAACATGCTGGAAGTTCCCGCCGACACGGCTTTGCCAGAAATGCGTGCGCCGGGTGAAAAGAAAGAGGCTTTCAGTTACCTGAGCAATATCGGGGGGCTGGTTTATCGTCACAAGAATTGGCCTTCTTGCCAAAACCGTGTGAGCGGAAAGTCAGGAGCTAAATTCAAAAAGGCCACGTCGGCCGCCGATGAAATCGAAATTCTGAAATCCTGGGGATTAAGTCCTCAGACCGTCATCAAAGAAGGATAG
- a CDS encoding DUF5602 domain-containing protein — translation MKGIFVFCGLFFLAIYAHGFIVYGDAVAMGEGTAKAFADIGEDGTPYSVGLAFTEGALNALPQHEPGEYTLKLPSILNIPPYNHMVINWMPHGHEPDGIYNRPHFDFHFYFINETTRKAITCMGADREICLKQPDPDKLPPFYVGGPEGVPQMGWHWVDMRSPEYNGKPFTTTYIYGYYDANLIFIEPMITREFLLKKKKFEQELMLPKTFTHLGYYPQKYSIHFDKTRAMHFITLKYLKEMQ, via the coding sequence ATGAAAGGGATTTTTGTCTTTTGTGGACTCTTTTTTCTAGCGATCTATGCACACGGATTTATCGTTTACGGGGATGCCGTGGCGATGGGAGAGGGAACCGCGAAGGCCTTTGCTGATATCGGAGAAGATGGCACTCCCTATTCTGTCGGCTTGGCGTTTACGGAGGGAGCTTTGAATGCCTTGCCTCAACATGAGCCAGGTGAATACACACTAAAACTGCCGTCCATTCTCAACATTCCACCCTACAATCACATGGTCATTAATTGGATGCCTCACGGTCATGAGCCTGATGGTATTTACAATCGACCGCACTTCGATTTTCACTTTTACTTTATTAATGAGACCACCCGCAAAGCTATCACCTGTATGGGCGCCGATCGCGAAATCTGTTTGAAGCAGCCGGATCCCGATAAGCTTCCTCCGTTCTATGTCGGAGGCCCTGAAGGTGTTCCTCAGATGGGTTGGCACTGGGTGGATATGCGTTCGCCAGAGTACAACGGCAAGCCTTTTACGACCACTTACATCTATGGCTACTACGACGCCAATCTGATTTTTATCGAGCCGATGATCACGCGAGAGTTTTTGCTAAAGAAAAAGAAATTCGAGCAAGAGCTAATGTTGCCAAAGACCTTCACCCATTTAGGCTATTATCCGCAAAAGTATTCGATACATTTTGATAAGACGCGGGCGATGCACTTTATAACTCTGAAATATTTAAAAGAAATGCAGTAA
- a CDS encoding zinc-dependent metalloprotease, with product MAHKPQYTKAFTALLTFALVAAGCTKKRDATLPDSEALEIFAISDFATPSSEGFKAIAKSSAREKSLVEATSNKASNEKGLVAVDTSDSSIPQRLRFMFENLEVSGQEAQDFKIVFGVDSKYVTAYKLTNNVEGLTRLEKQLAVSPSEVQLSIDLQKATSSQAKKEIMNKMATAQKARSASLLNRANINVLVPLFKYDIAQKGVLERTKNELRESTSTLKLRETEFSQATHIRLNITSDSRKDVGSVDQKVEMDQIFTMESLDNKIHRAADLQSRYNFNMKFVADDSQVLTKLDSDDMKVYELTTVGSLSDDEKRLINTGRAAGEIIRCSDSGVTSADKNCVLRLVAKVPVTYKNARLVLADSKENTSNTIELQKVTKAQAQGLVEIAREVRAERARPTGIIDPLNTIKVADLKGEFYFRRTFEDASNMMLIGKSGTSGDLSVVKFELEKDRLVVRNQKALIKYEGQTAKDKEELMSVPVKYFKLETVDADGVALHVPKLIDAKKEDAEYVEIDWTKNTIPVANSPLAFFDAGECWAAETSQQVTDMDMRLNNDGILNFSLSGSYTVKPGCHNAPTTNNYALGWNVQFNYNVIERLSFKKRTNAQVDDAQWAPNIAPNVQSSLNFATFTMGETITSTDVRPGRENSEVYRPVVHDFRNGKVLHYWVGGLKNAPSDRKALITQAAVEVVAEWNEAFRKAFKGTNLERSGDYIVLHTGDDDTGHLGDLDRNYLWFFDQPTENGLLGVAQPAPNPYSGTIIANNVMVYSGNSEMEIRRMMESYKESREYEKMLDEAKQEALAEFQKELAAQQQGSSSAAEGSAGAASGSAAAEKVRSLTKSYGSFVQKLVLSSRPVAAQRFSSKYASNVAVKKAGKSLQAKVLKGRNVVSDAKVTSNKDFTRSVLQAALSQELKNDPIMMEAIIARELARTENGMSQQMKQLLLKQAQMKEMSARFDQQAKKRGGCFLYTRTEYNDKFLNSDFNTLFKKEIKATLLHEVGHAIGLVHNFKGSFDKANFNFAGEETNRNYTSIMDYIAAPEMEYQGPGTYDVHALRAAYTGLVELSDDIKAMVAKTGGVLTNQSKVSVNTVGGQFIAFQDVKKILGFRYFSDMAKQTVAQTGLLKHYGQCNDMEVGLEPGCARYDQGASAVEVVKNEIQNYHRSYATSYHASDRLNFGWPQKVNVIRNSISRFSTIRAYLDDYFRMVIYRTALSDAEMADFREASHLGYDFFHEVIRIPDTNLAFGNSKEEIKQRLIPVPYMLNEPVVQNGQQAVDANGQPVFKQTPDVRILEARRVYDAAPAPMSDRLDTLGIGYDKQFALQFLLTANPAAMTDDSQTGWIGYNEFEQYFMGVQHAAQSQNMLTLLEIISGTLNAGFVDKYHNLQTVELPVNVNRNLLDSATLGGLADTNQYRYPGLDTFAEFFKVGTLKGGKTVKDRLMATRYGQSSKSAAGVKFFAADNAIGAQVLVSKAARKGALLENKDTLAQGMIQMIQADMELSAKVAAVKKADEKLKDKAFADIVASSEELKAVAAKGDAAAAELVKTLTALNQNGAIVSAEEIKANPNFALDKQVLMLRSMTSRSMSYFTQVKPMLEQVPLEQLNNVLQQLAGLKSNNTTLANSLDLLALGQEVLVQAVSSVQIVLKDRGPVSGDVVMGLMMDASPLSNSQQNLMYAIEDLARYTSILNPEYIY from the coding sequence ATGGCTCACAAACCTCAGTACACAAAAGCATTTACGGCTTTGTTGACCTTCGCCCTCGTGGCCGCGGGTTGTACGAAAAAGCGTGATGCGACTTTACCGGATTCAGAAGCTCTAGAGATCTTTGCGATTTCAGACTTCGCGACCCCGTCAAGTGAAGGTTTTAAAGCCATCGCAAAATCCAGCGCCCGCGAGAAATCTTTAGTTGAAGCAACTAGCAACAAGGCCTCAAACGAAAAAGGTTTGGTTGCGGTCGACACATCAGATTCTTCCATCCCTCAACGTTTGCGCTTCATGTTTGAAAACCTAGAAGTTTCCGGTCAGGAAGCTCAAGACTTCAAAATCGTGTTCGGCGTAGACTCTAAATACGTAACGGCGTACAAGCTGACAAACAATGTTGAAGGCTTGACTCGTCTTGAAAAGCAACTCGCTGTCTCTCCAAGCGAAGTTCAGCTTTCTATTGATTTACAAAAAGCCACTTCCTCTCAAGCTAAAAAAGAAATCATGAATAAGATGGCAACGGCGCAAAAAGCTCGTTCGGCTTCTTTATTGAACCGCGCTAACATCAACGTGTTAGTTCCTCTTTTCAAATATGACATCGCTCAAAAAGGTGTTCTTGAAAGAACAAAAAATGAACTCAGAGAAAGTACTTCGACATTGAAGTTGCGTGAAACTGAGTTCAGTCAAGCGACTCATATTCGTTTGAATATTACTTCAGATTCTCGTAAAGACGTGGGCAGCGTAGACCAAAAAGTCGAAATGGACCAAATCTTCACGATGGAGTCTTTGGATAACAAAATCCACAGAGCTGCAGACCTTCAATCTCGCTACAACTTCAACATGAAGTTCGTGGCTGACGATTCGCAAGTTCTTACGAAGCTTGATTCTGACGACATGAAAGTTTACGAACTAACAACGGTTGGTTCTTTGTCTGACGATGAAAAACGTCTTATCAATACAGGTCGCGCAGCGGGCGAAATCATCCGTTGCTCTGACTCTGGCGTGACTTCTGCGGATAAGAACTGTGTTCTTCGCTTGGTGGCGAAAGTTCCAGTGACTTATAAAAATGCTCGTCTAGTACTTGCTGACTCTAAAGAAAACACTTCTAACACGATCGAACTTCAAAAGGTCACTAAAGCGCAAGCTCAAGGCCTGGTTGAAATCGCTCGCGAAGTGCGTGCAGAGCGCGCTCGTCCAACAGGTATCATCGATCCTTTGAATACAATCAAAGTTGCGGATCTTAAGGGTGAGTTCTATTTCAGAAGAACTTTCGAAGATGCTTCTAATATGATGCTTATCGGTAAATCCGGAACAAGCGGTGATCTTTCAGTAGTAAAATTCGAACTTGAAAAAGACCGTTTGGTTGTTCGCAACCAAAAAGCTTTGATCAAGTACGAAGGTCAAACAGCGAAAGACAAAGAAGAGTTGATGTCTGTTCCTGTTAAATACTTCAAACTTGAGACTGTCGATGCTGATGGTGTGGCTCTTCACGTTCCAAAATTGATTGACGCGAAAAAAGAAGATGCGGAATACGTAGAGATCGACTGGACGAAAAATACAATCCCAGTTGCAAACTCTCCGTTGGCTTTCTTCGACGCCGGTGAATGCTGGGCTGCAGAGACTTCTCAACAAGTCACTGATATGGATATGCGTTTAAACAACGATGGTATCTTGAACTTCTCTTTGTCTGGTTCTTACACTGTTAAACCAGGTTGCCATAATGCCCCAACAACGAACAACTACGCTTTGGGTTGGAATGTTCAATTCAACTACAACGTGATCGAGCGTCTTTCATTCAAGAAACGCACGAACGCGCAAGTTGACGATGCTCAATGGGCACCGAACATCGCTCCCAACGTTCAAAGCTCTTTGAACTTCGCAACATTCACTATGGGTGAAACAATCACTTCTACTGATGTTCGTCCAGGCCGTGAGAACAGCGAAGTGTACCGTCCGGTGGTTCATGACTTCCGTAACGGCAAAGTATTGCACTACTGGGTTGGTGGTTTGAAAAATGCTCCTTCTGACAGAAAAGCTCTTATCACTCAGGCAGCCGTCGAGGTCGTGGCTGAGTGGAATGAAGCTTTCCGCAAAGCTTTCAAAGGTACGAACCTTGAGCGCTCTGGTGACTACATCGTTCTTCACACAGGTGATGATGACACAGGTCACTTGGGTGACTTGGACCGCAACTACTTGTGGTTCTTTGACCAACCGACTGAAAACGGTCTTTTGGGTGTGGCTCAGCCGGCACCAAATCCATACTCTGGTACAATCATCGCGAACAACGTGATGGTTTACTCTGGAAACTCTGAGATGGAAATCCGTCGCATGATGGAATCTTACAAAGAGTCTCGCGAGTACGAAAAAATGTTGGACGAAGCAAAACAAGAGGCTTTGGCTGAATTCCAAAAAGAATTGGCAGCACAACAACAAGGTTCTTCTTCTGCAGCTGAAGGCTCAGCGGGTGCAGCTTCGGGATCTGCAGCAGCTGAAAAAGTAAGATCTTTGACGAAATCTTACGGTTCATTCGTACAGAAACTAGTATTGTCTTCACGCCCAGTGGCGGCTCAACGCTTCTCTTCTAAGTACGCTTCGAACGTGGCTGTTAAGAAAGCTGGTAAGTCTTTGCAAGCTAAGGTTCTTAAAGGCAGAAACGTAGTTTCAGATGCGAAAGTGACTTCGAACAAAGATTTCACTCGCAGTGTATTGCAAGCGGCTCTTTCTCAAGAGTTGAAGAACGATCCAATCATGATGGAAGCGATCATCGCTCGTGAGTTGGCTCGCACTGAAAATGGCATGTCTCAACAAATGAAACAATTGTTGTTGAAGCAGGCGCAAATGAAAGAGATGTCTGCAAGATTTGACCAACAAGCTAAAAAACGTGGCGGTTGCTTCTTGTACACTCGTACTGAGTACAACGACAAGTTCTTGAACTCGGACTTCAACACTTTATTCAAGAAAGAGATCAAAGCGACACTATTGCATGAAGTGGGTCACGCGATCGGTCTTGTGCACAACTTCAAAGGTTCTTTCGATAAAGCAAACTTCAACTTTGCTGGCGAAGAAACAAACCGCAACTATACATCCATCATGGATTATATCGCGGCTCCAGAGATGGAATACCAAGGCCCAGGTACATACGACGTGCATGCATTGCGCGCGGCTTACACAGGTTTGGTTGAATTGAGTGATGACATCAAAGCGATGGTTGCTAAAACAGGTGGTGTTTTGACGAACCAATCTAAAGTGTCTGTAAACACGGTAGGTGGTCAGTTCATCGCATTCCAAGATGTTAAGAAGATCTTGGGCTTCAGATACTTCTCTGATATGGCGAAACAAACTGTTGCTCAAACAGGTCTTTTGAAGCACTACGGTCAATGTAACGATATGGAAGTGGGTCTAGAGCCAGGTTGTGCGCGCTATGACCAAGGTGCTTCTGCGGTTGAAGTTGTTAAAAACGAAATCCAGAACTACCACAGATCTTACGCGACTTCTTACCACGCGTCTGATCGTTTGAACTTCGGATGGCCACAAAAAGTAAACGTGATCAGAAACTCTATCTCTAGATTCTCTACGATCCGCGCTTACTTGGATGACTACTTCAGAATGGTGATCTACCGTACGGCATTGTCAGACGCTGAAATGGCTGACTTCCGTGAGGCTTCCCACCTTGGATACGATTTCTTCCACGAAGTGATCCGTATCCCTGACACGAACTTGGCTTTCGGTAACTCGAAAGAAGAAATCAAACAACGTTTGATCCCAGTTCCATACATGTTGAACGAACCCGTTGTTCAAAACGGTCAGCAAGCTGTCGATGCAAATGGTCAGCCGGTGTTTAAACAAACTCCTGACGTGCGCATCCTTGAAGCACGCCGTGTTTACGACGCGGCTCCGGCTCCGATGAGCGATCGTTTGGATACTTTGGGTATCGGTTACGACAAGCAGTTTGCCCTTCAGTTTTTGTTGACTGCAAATCCAGCAGCTATGACTGATGACTCGCAAACGGGTTGGATTGGTTACAACGAATTCGAACAATACTTCATGGGAGTTCAACATGCGGCTCAATCTCAGAACATGTTGACGCTTCTTGAAATCATCTCTGGCACATTGAACGCGGGCTTCGTGGACAAATACCACAACTTGCAGACAGTGGAATTGCCAGTGAATGTGAACAGAAACTTGCTTGATTCTGCAACTTTGGGTGGTTTGGCTGATACGAACCAATACCGTTACCCAGGTTTGGATACCTTCGCAGAGTTCTTCAAAGTGGGAACTTTGAAAGGTGGAAAAACAGTTAAAGATCGTTTGATGGCGACTCGTTACGGTCAAAGTTCAAAATCGGCTGCGGGTGTTAAGTTCTTCGCTGCTGACAACGCGATCGGTGCGCAAGTTCTAGTAAGCAAAGCGGCTCGTAAAGGCGCGCTTCTAGAAAACAAAGATACTTTGGCTCAAGGTATGATCCAAATGATCCAAGCGGACATGGAATTGAGTGCAAAAGTGGCCGCGGTTAAAAAGGCCGACGAAAAGTTGAAAGACAAAGCATTTGCTGACATCGTAGCTTCTTCTGAAGAGCTTAAAGCTGTAGCTGCTAAAGGTGATGCTGCGGCTGCGGAACTTGTGAAGACATTGACAGCTTTGAACCAAAACGGCGCGATCGTGTCGGCTGAAGAGATCAAAGCAAATCCAAACTTCGCTTTGGATAAGCAAGTGTTGATGTTAAGAAGCATGACTAGCAGATCTATGTCATACTTCACGCAAGTAAAACCAATGCTTGAGCAAGTTCCTTTAGAGCAGTTGAACAACGTATTGCAACAGTTGGCGGGTTTGAAGTCAAACAACACGACTCTTGCAAACTCTTTGGATTTGCTAGCGCTAGGTCAGGAAGTTTTAGTTCAAGCCGTGTCTTCAGTACAAATTGTACTTAAAGACCGTGGCCCAGTATCGGGTGATGTGGTGATGGGATTGATGATGGATGCTTCTCCATTGTCGAACTCACAACAAAACTTGATGTACGCGATCGAAGATCTTGCTCGCTACACAAGCATCTTGAATCCTGAGTACATCTACTAA